In the genome of Telluria beijingensis, one region contains:
- a CDS encoding sugar transferase, whose amino-acid sequence MSKRLFDLATALSGVVLLAPLLLLIALWIKWDSPGPVLYRQQRVGRGGALFTIYKFRTMHRRPDGGPELTVGADPRVTHAGAVLRRYKLDELPQLFNVIHGSMSLVGPRPEVPRYVAHYPEPLRRIVLSVAPGITDWASILYKDENAVLARAGDPERAYIDTVLPAKLQYYVRYVRERTFWIDVKIILRTLVAIVR is encoded by the coding sequence ATGAGCAAGCGCCTGTTCGACCTGGCGACGGCGCTGTCCGGGGTAGTGCTGCTGGCGCCGCTGCTGCTGCTGATCGCCCTGTGGATCAAGTGGGATTCGCCGGGACCGGTGCTGTACCGCCAGCAGCGGGTGGGACGCGGCGGCGCGCTGTTCACGATCTATAAATTCCGCACCATGCACCGGCGCCCGGACGGCGGCCCCGAACTCACGGTCGGCGCCGACCCGCGCGTCACCCATGCCGGCGCCGTGCTGCGGCGCTACAAGCTGGACGAATTGCCGCAGCTGTTCAACGTCATCCACGGGAGCATGAGCCTGGTGGGGCCGCGGCCCGAGGTGCCGCGCTACGTGGCCCATTATCCCGAGCCGCTGCGCCGCATCGTGCTGTCGGTGGCGCCCGGCATCACCGACTGGGCCTCGATCCTGTACAAGGACGAGAACGCGGTGCTGGCGCGCGCGGGCGACCCCGAGCGCGCCTATATCGATACCGTGCTGCCGGCCAAGCTCCAGTATTACGTGCGCTATGTCCGCGAACGGACGTTCTGGATCGACGTCAAGATCATCCTGCGCACGCTGGTCGCGATCGTCCGTTAG
- a CDS encoding S24 family peptidase codes for MIAGWVREARTAAGLSGTALGARLALELGTERGNTKANISHWENEKHSPNLKQLLAISRVTGRRLPPEILAPMSGAPTDDAALPGNVANALRVVAAEGEDDGFVQIPMVKLRLSAGLTGYQTEPERRDGGTLGMRRTWLERNQYSPSHLIAIYVKGESMEPSLYAGDIVVINTLDTKLVDGAVYAFNYEGEAVVKRLARDAGHWWLTSDNPDQRKYHRKRCQGGECLVIGRVVRKESDRI; via the coding sequence ATGATTGCTGGCTGGGTAAGAGAAGCGCGCACCGCCGCCGGCCTGTCCGGTACGGCGCTCGGCGCGCGGCTGGCCCTCGAACTCGGCACCGAACGCGGCAATACCAAGGCCAATATCTCGCACTGGGAAAACGAGAAGCACAGCCCCAACCTCAAGCAGCTGCTGGCCATCTCGCGGGTGACGGGCAGGCGCCTGCCACCAGAGATCCTGGCGCCGATGTCGGGTGCGCCGACCGACGATGCGGCGCTTCCCGGTAACGTCGCCAACGCCTTGCGGGTGGTGGCGGCCGAGGGCGAAGACGATGGCTTCGTCCAGATCCCGATGGTCAAGCTGCGGTTGTCCGCCGGCCTCACCGGCTACCAGACCGAGCCGGAACGGCGCGATGGCGGCACGCTCGGCATGCGCCGTACCTGGCTCGAGCGCAACCAATACAGCCCGTCGCACCTGATCGCCATCTACGTCAAGGGCGAGAGCATGGAGCCTTCGCTGTATGCGGGCGACATCGTGGTCATCAACACGCTCGACACCAAATTGGTCGATGGCGCGGTGTACGCCTTCAACTACGAGGGCGAAGCCGTGGTCAAGCGCCTGGCGCGCGATGCCGGCCATTGGTGGCTCACGTCCGACAATCCCGACCAGCGCAAATACCACCGCAAGCGTTGCCAGGGCGGCGAATGCCTCGTCATCGGCCGGGTAGTGCGCAAGGAAAGCGACCGCATCTGA
- a CDS encoding DegT/DnrJ/EryC1/StrS family aminotransferase, translated as MPEQTLSHPAASSGLHDADGADAFLPFALPDIGEEEIRAVEACLRSGWVTTGPVTRRFEAAFRDYLGADVQAIAVNSATAGLHLALEAAGIGPDDEVIVPTLTFTASAEVVRYLGARPVFVDADPHSLNLDPAAVAAAITGRTRAIVPVHFAGMAADMDAIGRLARRHGLRVIEDAAHAFPTRHHGRLVGTLDSDVTVFSFYANKTMTTGEGGMVVTRDARLAERIRCMRLHGISRDAFDRYVARTPSWYYEVVAAGFKYNLTDIASAIGIEQLRKIDRFQQRRTALARRYDEALAGLPLVLPARPAPGSGSTHAWHLYVVRLDRSPYASGGAEQAGAATIGDKAGHGRDALIAGLAERGIGTSVHFIPLHRQPYWRDSYDLRAADFPVAEAAYATMLTLPLYTRMADADQERVIAALHDLLS; from the coding sequence ATGCCTGAGCAGACCCTGTCCCATCCCGCCGCGTCAAGCGGCCTGCACGACGCCGACGGCGCCGATGCCTTTCTTCCCTTCGCCCTGCCCGACATCGGCGAGGAAGAAATCCGCGCCGTCGAAGCCTGCCTGCGCTCCGGCTGGGTCACGACCGGCCCCGTCACGCGGCGCTTCGAAGCCGCCTTCCGAGACTATCTCGGCGCCGACGTCCAGGCGATCGCCGTCAACTCGGCCACCGCCGGCCTGCACCTGGCGCTCGAGGCGGCCGGCATTGGACCGGACGACGAGGTCATCGTACCGACCCTGACCTTCACCGCCAGCGCCGAGGTCGTGCGCTATCTCGGCGCGCGGCCGGTGTTCGTCGACGCCGATCCGCACAGCCTCAACCTGGATCCCGCCGCGGTGGCGGCCGCGATCACCGGGCGCACGCGCGCCATCGTCCCGGTCCACTTCGCCGGCATGGCGGCCGACATGGACGCCATCGGCCGCCTCGCGCGGCGCCACGGCCTGCGCGTGATCGAGGACGCGGCCCACGCCTTTCCTACCCGCCACCACGGACGGCTGGTGGGCACGCTCGACAGCGACGTGACGGTGTTCAGCTTCTATGCCAACAAGACCATGACCACCGGCGAAGGCGGCATGGTGGTCACGCGCGACGCGCGGCTGGCCGAACGGATCCGCTGCATGCGCCTGCACGGCATCAGCCGCGACGCCTTCGACCGCTACGTGGCGCGCACCCCGTCCTGGTACTACGAGGTGGTGGCCGCCGGCTTCAAGTACAACCTGACCGATATCGCGTCCGCGATCGGCATCGAGCAACTGCGCAAGATCGACCGCTTCCAGCAGCGCCGCACCGCACTGGCGCGGCGCTACGACGAAGCGCTGGCCGGCCTGCCGCTGGTGCTGCCGGCGCGCCCGGCGCCGGGCTCCGGCTCGACCCACGCCTGGCACCTGTACGTGGTGCGCCTGGACCGGTCGCCTTACGCGAGCGGCGGCGCGGAGCAGGCCGGCGCGGCCACGATTGGCGACAAGGCCGGCCACGGCCGCGACGCGCTGATCGCCGGGCTGGCCGAACGCGGCATCGGCACCAGCGTCCATTTCATTCCGCTGCACCGCCAGCCGTACTGGCGCGACAGCTACGATCTGCGCGCCGCCGATTTCCCGGTCGCCGAAGCGGCCTACGCGACGATGCTCACCCTGCCGCTATACACCCGCATGGCCGACGCCGACCAGGAGCGGGTGATCGCGGCCTTGCACGACCTGCTGTCATGA
- a CDS encoding DUF5710 domain-containing protein, whose amino-acid sequence MVFLTVPYAEKDAAKALGARWNPTRRRWYVPDGVATEPFAKWLDGAPDAAAPTAKPGRVDSYQGKTVVGLNYVELAHDCDPMQACPHCTQQLAGTPWAQAQAGLRALVGSMAGTSNK is encoded by the coding sequence ATGGTTTTCCTTACCGTCCCTTACGCCGAGAAAGACGCCGCCAAGGCGCTCGGCGCCCGCTGGAACCCGACTCGCCGCCGCTGGTACGTGCCGGACGGGGTCGCCACCGAGCCGTTCGCCAAGTGGCTGGACGGCGCGCCGGATGCGGCTGCCCCGACTGCGAAGCCGGGGCGGGTCGACAGCTACCAGGGCAAGACCGTGGTCGGCCTGAACTACGTCGAGCTGGCGCATGACTGCGACCCGATGCAGGCCTGCCCGCACTGCACGCAGCAACTGGCAGGTACGCCCTGGGCCCAGGCGCAGGCCGGCCTGAGAGCGCTGGTCGGCAGCATGGCCGGCACCTCGAACAAATAA
- a CDS encoding acyltransferase family protein translates to MPTLSLPTIRCRAQSNLHDHPLQSLALSLLRGVAALEVAAGHLRSEIYPGLRSLQDPTLAYQVFAFVTGFAHQAVVVFFLISGWLVGGSLMNRLHQPRALANYAIDRVTRLWMVLLPTLVLILLVGLAIGVAQPGPVDLSPANDYSALSFAGNLLGLQTFLVPNFGGNYALWSLTYETWYYVQFPLLALVLFGHGRFKRAACAAAFVVLVIVLPKMISMYFMLWLLGAAFSRIELHCGNGLRLVLGLLTAGLFSYYRLTGSNNELVPESFVQDMICSVPLLLLLSSLHQPVDPSSPRFLRINGIATFFSEFSFTLYVTHLPLIFLSIHIGGTTFGREQLDPFVTQDYLWYGAMLLALIGFAYVFYLAFERNTFRIRRALKDWLLAPRAKRPAVTALSPD, encoded by the coding sequence ATGCCTACCCTCTCGCTTCCCACGATCCGCTGTCGGGCCCAGTCCAACCTGCACGACCATCCGCTGCAATCGCTGGCGCTGTCGCTGCTGCGCGGTGTGGCCGCGCTCGAAGTGGCCGCCGGCCACCTGCGTTCCGAAATCTATCCCGGCCTGCGTTCGCTGCAGGATCCGACCCTGGCCTACCAGGTGTTCGCCTTCGTGACCGGCTTCGCCCACCAGGCGGTGGTGGTGTTCTTCCTGATCAGCGGCTGGCTGGTCGGCGGCAGCCTGATGAACCGCCTGCACCAGCCGCGCGCCCTCGCCAACTATGCGATCGACCGTGTCACCCGGCTCTGGATGGTGCTGCTGCCGACGCTGGTGCTGATCCTGCTGGTCGGGCTGGCGATCGGCGTGGCGCAGCCGGGGCCGGTCGACCTGTCGCCGGCCAACGATTACTCGGCCCTGAGCTTCGCCGGCAACCTGCTCGGCCTGCAAACCTTCCTGGTTCCCAATTTCGGCGGCAACTATGCCTTATGGAGCCTGACCTATGAAACCTGGTACTACGTCCAGTTCCCGCTGCTGGCCCTGGTCCTGTTCGGTCACGGCCGCTTCAAGCGCGCCGCCTGCGCGGCCGCCTTCGTGGTACTGGTAATCGTGCTGCCGAAGATGATCTCGATGTACTTCATGCTGTGGCTGCTGGGGGCCGCGTTCTCGCGCATCGAGCTGCATTGCGGCAATGGCTTGCGCCTCGTACTGGGCTTGCTGACGGCGGGCCTGTTCAGCTATTACCGCCTGACGGGCAGCAATAACGAGCTGGTGCCAGAATCGTTCGTGCAAGACATGATCTGCAGCGTGCCCCTGCTGTTGCTGCTGTCTTCGCTGCACCAGCCGGTCGATCCCTCCTCGCCCCGCTTCCTGCGCATCAACGGCATCGCCACCTTCTTCTCGGAATTCTCGTTCACCCTCTACGTCACGCACCTGCCGCTGATCTTCCTCTCCATCCACATCGGCGGCACGACCTTCGGCCGCGAACAGCTCGATCCCTTCGTCACGCAGGACTACCTGTGGTATGGCGCGATGCTGCTGGCCCTGATCGGCTTCGCCTATGTGTTCTACCTGGCCTTCGAGCGCAATACCTTCCGCATTCGGCGGGCCCTGAAGGACTGGCTGCTCGCGCCACGCGCGAAACGCCCGGCCGTCACTGCCCTGTCGCCGGATTGA
- a CDS encoding polysaccharide biosynthesis tyrosine autokinase — MTSPHDAHSLKQVSHSPPVLSVPFDPRPPEPLPEEPTVDLKGYLNTLYDSRWLIGSITAIITIVAVLYALVANPVYEANLMIHVEEESPNASKNILSEASSLFETKKAAIAEMELLRSRMVVSRAVDNLQLYVEVQPKYFPVLGSWFANQNGGALSRPGLFGYGGFVWGGERAAVSVFEVPDSWLNREFVLTARANNRYRFSGGGQRIAFDASVGQRYRVQTPDGLVEIKVDRMVANPGARFRIKRKSRLGTIQGIQRSMVITEQGKQSGVIEVKLQGQDADRINGLLSEIGREYMRQNLARKTEEAEKSLAFLNQQLPILKRQLEQSEDRYNQFRNAHGTVDLREEARMSLAQAAAARARRMELMQKKTELLARFTEDHPVVAAVNRQRREVDTEIEAIAARIRTLPVMEQDEARLTRDIKVNTDLYTALSNTAQQLRLISVGRVSNVRLVDAPIEPERPIKPNQPLIVALAVVTGLFLGTLIAFARKAMRGGIDDPAKIERLLRARVVYASIPHSGNEDKLMRKVKPDGGLPLLAQILPEDPAVESLRSFRAALRFSMPHFKNNVVMIAGPTRGLGKSFVTANFAAVMAASGMRVLLIDADLRNGHLHRYFGIDRARGLSRAIAGAMPVDEVIHRSVLDNLDFIPTGELPTNRSEFLLQLNLGNLLELVSGRYDLVLLDPPPLLSVADALIIGAHAGAVFIVARSGVTTENHINESIKRLNHAGISPRGVLFNDMALRLGEYRSQYGTAQLGYAA; from the coding sequence ATGACCAGCCCGCACGATGCGCATTCGCTCAAGCAAGTCTCACACAGCCCGCCGGTGCTGTCGGTGCCGTTCGACCCGCGTCCGCCCGAGCCCCTGCCCGAAGAACCCACGGTCGACCTGAAGGGCTATCTCAACACGCTGTACGACAGCCGCTGGCTGATCGGCAGCATCACGGCGATCATCACGATCGTCGCCGTGCTGTATGCGCTGGTGGCCAATCCGGTCTACGAGGCGAACCTGATGATCCACGTCGAGGAAGAAAGCCCCAACGCCTCGAAGAACATCCTGAGCGAGGCGTCCTCGCTGTTCGAGACCAAGAAGGCCGCGATCGCCGAGATGGAATTGCTGCGTTCGCGCATGGTCGTCTCGCGCGCGGTCGACAACCTGCAACTGTACGTCGAGGTGCAACCCAAGTATTTCCCGGTGCTGGGCTCCTGGTTCGCCAACCAGAACGGCGGCGCACTGTCGCGGCCGGGCCTGTTCGGCTATGGCGGCTTCGTCTGGGGCGGCGAGCGCGCCGCGGTATCGGTGTTCGAGGTGCCCGACAGTTGGCTCAACCGCGAATTCGTCCTGACCGCGCGCGCCAACAACCGCTACCGCTTTTCCGGCGGCGGCCAGCGCATCGCCTTCGATGCCAGCGTCGGCCAGCGCTACCGGGTGCAGACGCCGGACGGGCTGGTCGAGATCAAGGTCGACCGCATGGTGGCCAACCCCGGGGCGCGCTTCAGGATCAAGCGCAAGTCGCGCCTGGGCACGATCCAGGGCATCCAGCGTTCGATGGTGATCACGGAGCAGGGCAAGCAGTCGGGCGTGATCGAAGTCAAGCTCCAGGGCCAGGACGCCGACCGCATCAATGGCCTGCTGAGCGAGATCGGGCGCGAATACATGCGCCAGAACCTGGCGCGCAAGACCGAGGAGGCCGAGAAGTCGCTGGCCTTCCTCAACCAGCAGTTGCCGATCCTGAAGCGCCAGCTCGAGCAATCCGAAGACCGCTACAACCAGTTCCGCAACGCCCACGGCACGGTCGACCTGCGCGAAGAAGCGCGCATGAGCCTGGCGCAGGCGGCGGCCGCGCGCGCGCGCCGCATGGAGCTGATGCAGAAAAAGACCGAGTTGCTGGCCCGCTTCACCGAAGACCATCCGGTGGTCGCCGCGGTCAATCGCCAGCGGCGCGAAGTCGATACCGAGATCGAGGCGATCGCCGCCCGCATCCGCACGCTGCCGGTGATGGAGCAGGACGAGGCGCGGCTGACGCGCGACATCAAGGTCAACACCGACCTGTACACCGCGCTGTCGAACACGGCCCAGCAGCTGCGCCTGATCTCGGTCGGCCGGGTCAGCAATGTGCGGCTGGTCGATGCGCCGATCGAGCCCGAGCGGCCGATCAAGCCGAACCAGCCGCTGATCGTCGCGCTGGCGGTGGTCACCGGGCTATTCCTCGGCACCCTGATCGCCTTTGCCCGCAAGGCCATGCGCGGCGGGATCGACGACCCGGCGAAGATCGAGCGCCTGCTGCGGGCGCGGGTCGTGTATGCCTCCATTCCCCACAGCGGCAACGAGGACAAGCTGATGCGCAAGGTCAAGCCGGACGGCGGCTTGCCGCTGCTGGCCCAGATCCTGCCCGAAGACCCCGCCGTCGAGAGCCTGCGCAGCTTCCGCGCCGCCCTGCGTTTCTCGATGCCGCACTTCAAGAACAACGTCGTCATGATTGCCGGGCCCACGCGCGGCCTGGGTAAATCCTTCGTCACCGCCAACTTCGCGGCGGTGATGGCGGCCAGCGGCATGCGCGTGCTGCTGATCGACGCCGACCTGCGCAATGGCCACCTGCACCGCTACTTTGGCATCGACCGGGCGCGCGGCCTGTCGCGGGCCATCGCCGGCGCGATGCCGGTCGACGAGGTCATCCACCGCAGCGTGCTGGACAACCTCGACTTCATCCCGACCGGAGAGTTGCCGACCAACCGTTCCGAATTCCTGCTGCAGCTTAACCTGGGCAACCTGCTCGAACTGGTCAGCGGCCGCTACGACCTGGTGCTGCTCGACCCGCCGCCCTTGCTGTCGGTCGCCGATGCGCTCATCATCGGCGCGCACGCCGGCGCCGTATTCATCGTGGCCCGCTCCGGTGTGACGACCGAAAACCACATCAACGAGTCGATCAAGCGGCTCAACCATGCCGGCATTTCGCCGCGCGGGGTGCTGTTCAATGACATGGCCTTGCGCCTCGGCGAATACCGCTCCCAGTACGGGACGGCGCAGCTGGGCTACGCGGCCTGA
- a CDS encoding polysaccharide biosynthesis/export family protein encodes MAWICSVAIRDLPRFAASSATFVAGFIATFVGPLVCLLALSACATGIGFGEAARSGGPDAAAPPPPPTELITETLIETERAALAGVARQDLTPLFVSQPPPYTIGRGDILSVVVWDHPELAAGGMTMATSAADSGVVQPNATPPGFAVDHLGRIQFPLIGLLAIEGKTEEEARALLTGKLARYIANPNVTLRVQAYRSRRVYVDGEVRTPGLQAIDDIPMTLVEALNRAGGMQPNADQSRIVIERGDARYHLNLRELVQKGINPGTILLAHGDLVRVHSRDESKVFVSGEVLTPKALTMHDGRLTLNEALGETGGISPLSGDARQVYVVRKTPERTRVFRLDARDSGALAMAETFELRPKDVVYVAASLANWNRHLSLLFPGALTNAVGVTNRP; translated from the coding sequence ATGGCTTGGATTTGTTCAGTTGCAATTAGGGATTTACCGCGCTTCGCCGCCAGTTCCGCCACCTTCGTCGCCGGTTTCATCGCGACCTTCGTTGGCCCACTGGTATGCCTCCTGGCCCTGTCCGCGTGTGCGACCGGCATCGGCTTCGGCGAGGCGGCGCGTTCGGGCGGACCGGATGCGGCGGCGCCGCCGCCGCCGCCCACCGAGCTCATCACCGAAACCCTGATCGAGACCGAACGCGCGGCCCTCGCCGGCGTGGCGCGGCAAGACCTGACGCCGCTGTTCGTATCCCAGCCGCCGCCGTATACGATCGGCCGCGGCGACATCCTGTCGGTCGTCGTCTGGGACCACCCCGAACTCGCCGCCGGCGGCATGACCATGGCCACCTCGGCCGCCGACAGCGGCGTCGTCCAGCCCAACGCGACGCCGCCCGGTTTCGCGGTTGACCACCTGGGCCGCATCCAGTTTCCCCTGATCGGCCTGCTCGCCATCGAGGGCAAGACCGAGGAAGAAGCGCGTGCACTGCTCACCGGCAAACTGGCGCGGTATATCGCCAATCCGAACGTCACCCTGCGCGTGCAGGCCTACCGCAGCCGCCGCGTGTACGTCGACGGCGAGGTGCGCACGCCCGGCCTGCAGGCGATCGACGATATCCCGATGACCCTGGTCGAGGCGCTCAACCGCGCCGGCGGCATGCAGCCGAACGCGGACCAGAGCCGCATCGTGATCGAGCGCGGTGACGCGCGCTACCACCTCAACCTGCGCGAACTAGTGCAGAAGGGCATCAACCCCGGCACGATCCTGCTGGCGCACGGTGACCTCGTGCGGGTGCACTCGCGCGACGAAAGCAAGGTCTTCGTGTCGGGCGAGGTGCTCACGCCGAAGGCGCTCACCATGCACGACGGCCGGCTCACGCTCAACGAGGCGCTGGGCGAAACGGGCGGCATCAGCCCCTTGAGCGGCGATGCGCGCCAGGTGTATGTGGTGCGCAAGACACCGGAGCGCACCCGCGTGTTCCGGCTCGACGCGCGCGATTCCGGCGCGCTGGCGATGGCCGAGACCTTCGAGCTGCGGCCCAAGGACGTGGTGTATGTGGCCGCCTCGCTGGCGAACTGGAACCGGCACCTGAGCCTGTTGTTCCCCGGCGCGTTGACGAATGCCGTCGGCGTCACCAACAGGCCCTGA
- a CDS encoding energy transducer TonB, which produces MTQASAGRRPPERARSDRRLGVGIAISVLLHGLLLSLQFGVPGLDLGGGGPISVTLAPSSPPAPSLPLPDTPPAPVPAPAPPIPAPPPPTVASRGMRLVDLPPPPAPVAQADARPPAQARRPKRARPPAPRPRLREVPAPVIAAAPDPESEFTMPVPLPDIVPEPVAETPAPVEAMASEPAVEPVEPVELADADPDPVPELQPELEPDLVAQQERAAEEESRRQAAEQELEQERLAQAERDAAERLAQERLDRERLDQERLAQEQAAVEAARIAQQREAERLLREEQAVRAQAELLRQRAGQEALRVAQEQAQQQKLEQAQQQKLEQERERARQLAEQLARQQAQQLAEQQARQLAEQQARQQAEQQAAQQARAAAERLARAQAEEAARQAAAQRMQAHAPVPGAGMESMPVGPGAGLGRGAGSGAGSQPGAGSLAGLPGNRARELLRGVTIPNVAAPATSAERAMGGRRVVADGGERDAPLRLYVDSVRQKLERNAVMGGGRLAVQDVRIDPLVSLSLRSDGSVDEVTIVRSSGRADTDDAVRRFVQLNARYAAFPPNVAARFDIIEIRRIWRFTDGLKLIEEMR; this is translated from the coding sequence ATGACCCAAGCGAGCGCTGGCAGGCGACCACCCGAGCGGGCACGCAGCGACCGGCGCCTGGGTGTGGGCATCGCCATCTCGGTGCTGTTGCACGGGCTGCTGCTGTCGCTGCAGTTCGGCGTGCCAGGCCTCGACCTGGGCGGCGGGGGACCGATCAGCGTCACCCTGGCGCCGTCGTCCCCGCCAGCGCCTTCGTTGCCTTTGCCCGACACGCCGCCGGCGCCCGTGCCGGCGCCGGCACCGCCAATACCGGCGCCGCCGCCACCAACGGTCGCTTCGCGCGGCATGCGACTGGTCGATTTGCCGCCGCCGCCGGCGCCGGTCGCGCAGGCTGACGCGCGTCCGCCAGCGCAGGCGCGGCGACCAAAACGCGCCAGGCCGCCCGCGCCCAGGCCCAGGCTGCGCGAGGTGCCGGCGCCGGTCATCGCTGCCGCGCCGGATCCGGAATCCGAATTCACCATGCCCGTGCCGTTGCCCGACATCGTTCCCGAGCCGGTCGCCGAGACGCCTGCGCCGGTCGAGGCCATGGCAAGCGAGCCGGCGGTCGAACCGGTCGAACCGGTCGAGCTGGCGGACGCCGATCCTGACCCCGTGCCCGAACTCCAGCCCGAACTCGAGCCCGATCTCGTGGCGCAACAGGAGCGAGCGGCGGAAGAAGAAAGTCGGCGCCAGGCGGCCGAACAGGAGCTGGAACAGGAACGGCTGGCCCAGGCCGAGCGGGACGCCGCCGAGCGCCTGGCGCAGGAACGGCTGGATCGGGAACGACTCGACCAGGAGCGCCTGGCGCAGGAACAGGCGGCCGTGGAGGCGGCGCGGATCGCGCAGCAGCGCGAGGCAGAACGCCTGCTGCGCGAGGAACAGGCCGTGCGCGCGCAGGCAGAACTGCTGCGCCAGCGCGCCGGGCAGGAGGCCTTGCGGGTGGCGCAGGAGCAGGCGCAGCAGCAGAAACTGGAGCAGGCGCAGCAGCAGAAACTGGAGCAGGAGCGGGAGCGCGCGCGGCAGCTGGCGGAACAGCTGGCGCGACAGCAGGCGCAGCAGTTGGCCGAGCAGCAGGCCCGGCAGCTGGCCGAGCAGCAGGCCAGGCAGCAGGCCGAGCAGCAGGCCGCACAGCAGGCACGCGCCGCCGCCGAACGGCTGGCCCGCGCGCAGGCCGAGGAAGCCGCGCGCCAGGCCGCTGCGCAGCGCATGCAGGCCCATGCGCCCGTCCCTGGCGCCGGCATGGAGTCGATGCCCGTGGGCCCGGGGGCAGGGCTCGGGCGCGGCGCCGGCAGCGGTGCCGGCAGCCAGCCAGGCGCCGGATCGCTGGCCGGCCTGCCCGGCAACCGCGCGCGCGAATTGCTGCGCGGCGTGACCATCCCCAATGTGGCGGCGCCTGCCACGTCGGCCGAGCGCGCCATGGGCGGACGCCGGGTCGTGGCCGACGGCGGCGAGCGCGACGCGCCCCTGCGCCTGTACGTCGACAGCGTGCGCCAGAAGCTCGAGCGCAATGCGGTGATGGGCGGCGGCCGCCTGGCAGTACAGGACGTGCGTATCGATCCGCTGGTCAGCCTGTCGCTGCGCAGCGACGGCAGCGTCGACGAGGTCACCATCGTCCGTTCCAGCGGCCGCGCCGACACGGACGATGCAGTGCGCCGCTTCGTGCAGCTGAATGCGCGCTATGCCGCGTTTCCGCCGAATGTCGCGGCGCGTTTCGACATCATCGAGATCCGCCGCATCTGGCGCTTCACCGATGGACTCAAGCTGATCGAAGAGATGCGCTGA
- a CDS encoding LysR family transcriptional regulator, with protein MINYKHLQYFHAVATAGSVARAAEQLHVSPQAISTQLQVLEDQLGEELLRKKGRGLELTEAGKTVLRYADQIFSLGNELEQAVRRGVFTETETLRVGLCDVIAKTMAFRLLQPARDAGLAMHLVCREGRFADLMEDLSAHRLDLLISDQGLPPGGAVRGHSHLLGSSTVTVLAHPDVSQRWAGAFPQRLKGAPFLMPGEGAALHSRLKAWLEAHGLRAIVVGEFDDGALLGAFAGAGAGFMAAPTVLADALCAQYGLEQVGVIDAIVEQIYAVTVERRVHHPALRRILERAATAFGAQGAP; from the coding sequence ATGATCAACTACAAGCACCTGCAATATTTCCATGCCGTGGCGACGGCGGGCAGCGTGGCGCGCGCGGCAGAGCAATTGCACGTGTCGCCGCAGGCGATCAGCACCCAGCTGCAGGTATTGGAAGACCAGCTCGGCGAGGAATTGCTGCGCAAGAAAGGACGGGGGCTGGAGCTGACCGAGGCCGGGAAGACGGTGCTGCGCTATGCCGACCAGATCTTCAGCCTTGGCAACGAGCTGGAGCAAGCGGTGCGGCGCGGCGTGTTCACCGAGACCGAGACCCTGCGCGTCGGCCTGTGCGACGTGATCGCCAAGACCATGGCCTTCCGCCTGCTGCAGCCGGCGCGCGACGCCGGCCTGGCCATGCACCTGGTGTGCAGGGAAGGGCGCTTCGCCGACCTGATGGAAGACCTGAGCGCGCACCGGCTCGACCTCTTGATCTCGGACCAGGGCCTGCCGCCCGGTGGCGCGGTGCGCGGCCATAGCCACCTGCTCGGCTCGAGCACGGTGACGGTGCTCGCCCATCCGGATGTGTCCCAGCGCTGGGCCGGCGCTTTCCCGCAACGCCTGAAGGGGGCGCCATTCCTGATGCCGGGCGAAGGTGCGGCCCTGCATAGCCGGCTCAAGGCCTGGCTCGAGGCGCATGGCTTGCGTGCCATCGTCGTCGGCGAGTTCGACGACGGCGCCTTGCTCGGCGCATTCGCCGGCGCCGGCGCCGGCTTCATGGCGGCGCCCACCGTGCTGGCGGACGCGCTGTGCGCCCAATATGGATTGGAGCAGGTGGGGGTGATCGATGCAATCGTCGAGCAGATCTATGCGGTGACGGTCGAGCGGCGCGTGCATCATCCGGCGCTGCGGCGCATCCTGGAGCGGGCGGCGACGGCCTTCGGCGCACAAGGCGCCCCATGA
- a CDS encoding TerB family tellurite resistance protein, with translation MRNYPTNSPKAMCRLLALAMIVDGRIAPQELKSLHRSGVLVALGVSEDTFDDTAGELTQDLLASSADDASGMVEIEPVTIDRLLGEMQDTALRATVLKGMLEIVRADSVIDHRERRLLRRAMHAWADAPVEAGGVM, from the coding sequence ATGAGGAATTACCCGACCAACAGTCCAAAAGCCATGTGCCGCCTGCTGGCGCTGGCCATGATCGTCGACGGCCGCATCGCGCCGCAGGAACTCAAGAGCCTGCACCGCAGCGGCGTGCTCGTGGCGCTGGGGGTGAGCGAGGACACCTTCGACGATACGGCGGGCGAACTGACCCAGGACTTGCTGGCATCGAGCGCCGACGACGCAAGCGGCATGGTCGAGATCGAACCGGTCACGATCGACCGCCTGCTGGGCGAGATGCAGGATACGGCGCTGCGCGCAACGGTGCTGAAAGGTATGCTGGAGATCGTGCGCGCCGACAGCGTGATCGACCACCGCGAGCGCAGGTTGCTGCGGCGCGCGATGCATGCCTGGGCCGACGCGCCGGTCGAGGCCGGCGGCGTGATGTGA